The window TGAGCTGCGCCTGGAATTTTTCCTGATCCTGCCAGGTGTTTTTGTCAGCGGTGGTGCATTCGGTGGCGGCGAATGCAGCGCTGCTGCCGATCAGGAGGGTCATGGCGATCAATGTACGCATGGGCATGTGCTCCCATCCAGATGAGTGTAATAGCGCATCCCTGAGCATAGTTCCGCAGGTCGCTTCGCGCTCATTCATTTGCTTTACACATCAATCGCAAAGAAAAACAAACTTAACAAATGAGCCAAAGCCACCGATGCTTGAGGCATTACGCCCATCGCACGGAGAACAACAACATGAACGACGTGGTCATCGTCGCCGCAACCCGTACCGCCATCGGCAGCTTCCAGGGCGCCTTGGCCACTGTGCCTGCAGTAGACCTCGGTGCCGCCGTGATCAAGCGCCTGCTGGAACAGACCGGGTTGGCCCCGGCGCAGGTCGATGAAGTCATCCTCGGCCAGGTGCTTACCGCCGGCGCCGGGCAGAACCCGGCACGCCAGGCCGCGATCAAGGCCGGCCTGCCCTTCAGCGTGCCGGCAATGACCCTGAACAAGGTCTGCGGCTCGGGCCTGAAGGCACTGCACCTGGCCGCTCAGGCCATTCGCTGCGGTGATGCCGAGGTGGTCATCGCCGGCGGCCAGGAGAACATGAGCCTTGCCCCTTATGTGATGCCTTCAGCCCGCACCGGCCAGCGCATGGGCCATGGCCAGCTGATCGACAGCATGATCAGCGACGGCCTGTGGGATGCCTTCAACGACTACCACATGGGTATCACCGCCGAAAACCTGGTGGACCAGTACGGCCTCAGCCGTGAGCAGCAGGATGCCTTTGCCGCCGAGTCGCAGCGCAAGGCGGTGGCGGCGATGGAAGCCGGCCGCTTCGATGATGAAATCACCCCGATCGTGCTGCCGCAGAAGAAGGGAGAACCCAAGGTGTTCGCGCGGGACGAACAGCCACGCCCGGATACCACCGCTGAATCCCTGGGCAAACTTCGCCCGGCGTTCAAGAAGGACGGCAGCGTCACCGCTGGCAACGCCTCGAGCCTGAATGACGGTGCCGCCGCCGTACTGCTGATGAGCGCCGCCAAGGCCAAGGCCCTGGGCCTGCCGGTGCTGGCCAGGATCGCGGCTTACGCCAGTGCCGGTGTAGATCCGGCGATCATGGGC of the Pseudomonas asiatica genome contains:
- a CDS encoding acetyl-CoA C-acetyltransferase — its product is MNDVVIVAATRTAIGSFQGALATVPAVDLGAAVIKRLLEQTGLAPAQVDEVILGQVLTAGAGQNPARQAAIKAGLPFSVPAMTLNKVCGSGLKALHLAAQAIRCGDAEVVIAGGQENMSLAPYVMPSARTGQRMGHGQLIDSMISDGLWDAFNDYHMGITAENLVDQYGLSREQQDAFAAESQRKAVAAMEAGRFDDEITPIVLPQKKGEPKVFARDEQPRPDTTAESLGKLRPAFKKDGSVTAGNASSLNDGAAAVLLMSAAKAKALGLPVLARIAAYASAGVDPAIMGIGPVSATQRCLDKAGWQLADLDLIEANEAFAAQALAVGKALEWDATRVNVNGGAIALGHPIGASGCRVLVTLLHEMIKRDARKGLATLCIGGGQGVALAIER